The following DNA comes from Halorhabdus tiamatea SARL4B.
GCGGAGTTCCTCGGCCAGGCCGGGTTCGTCTCCGGGACCTTGGCAGACGGCTGCGTCGACACGCCGCTTGGGCCGCTTTCGGCCGATCGAATCGATGGACTCGGCGACGAGTACGACGGGGCCGAGATCGACGTGCTCGTCCGCCCGGACGACATCCGCGCCGTGCCGGCAGATCCGGCGGGCACCAACGGCCGGATCGTCGATCGCCAGTACACCGGCCCCTCCTTCGTCTACACGGTCGAGTTGGACTCGGGTGCCGTCCTGCACTGCGAGCACAACCACGCCGAGGAACTCGGAATGGACAAACGCGTCCGGGTTCGCCTGGCGACCGACCACCCCCTGGCCTGGTTCCCCGCGTGATGGACCGACGCCGTTTCCGCATCGCCACGCTCGCACTCGCCCTTCTCGGCGCACTCGCTGTCTGGCTCGTCTCGACGGACCTGTTTCCGTCCCACTCGCTAAATCACGACGAGGGCGTCTACCTCCAGCAGGCTGCGATGTTGCTGGAGGGCAAACTCCACCTCACGCCGCCCGTCGAGGGCGTCTTCCGGCCGTGGTTCTTCGTCGAGGGGGGCGGGAGGCTCTACCCGAAGTACAACCCTGTCCCCGCCGGGCTGTTCGCCCTCGGGGAACTGTTGGGAGGCTATCGGCTGGCACTGCCCGCCATCGCGGCTGGGATTTTGGCGGGCGTCGCCGGCGTCGTGCGCGAGGTCTTCGACCGCCGAACCGGACTCCTTGCAGCTGCTTTCGTGCTGACCTCCCCCCTCTTCCTCCTCGATACCGCGACCTTCCTGCCGTACGCGCCGACGACGCTGCTGAATCTGGCCTTCGCCTTTGCCTACCTGCGGGCCGACCGGACCGACGGCCGGCGGTGGGCAGCGGCGGCGGGCGTCGCGATCGGTCTGGCCTTCTTCGCCCGGCCGTACACCGCTGTCCTGTTCGCGGTGCCGTTCGTCGTCCACGCGTGCTGGACACTCACCCGGGACTGGCGGACCGCATTGCCCCGGCAGGCGGCGACTGCCGCGCTCGGCCTGGTAGGCGTCGCGCTCACCCTCGGGTACAACGCGGCGGTGACCGGTTCGGCCCTGACCTTCCCCTACGAGGCGTTCGCGCCGCTGGACGGCCTCGGGTTCGGGCACCGCGAACTCCTGAATCACGCTATCGAGTACACGCCGGGGCTCGCGTTCGAGGCCAACTGGAACGTCCTCGCGACGTTCGTCGACCGCTGGATCGCCGGCGGGATGGTCGGCGCGGCGCTCGCTATCGTAGGATTCGTCGTCGCCGTCCGCCGGACGTGGTCGCCCCGCGTCGCCGTCCTCGCCGGCCTCGGGGTCTCGGTCCCCGCCGGGAACCTCTACTTCTGGGGGAACTACAACCTGCTCGGCGACCTCCCAACCCCCGGCGACGGCCTGATCGCCTCGCTGGGCCCGTACTACCACTTCGATCTCCTCCTCCCGGTCGCCGCCTTCGGGGCCGTCGCCACCCTGGCGGCCGTCGATACCCTCCGAAACGCCCTCGACGCCCGTCTCGACCGCCGGGCCGCCCTCGCGGTCTTCGCGGCCGTCGCCCTCGTGAGTACGCTCGTCCTCGGCGGGATCACGGCCAGCCAGGCCGCCGCACCCGTCGAGCGAAACGCCGACGTGACGGACACGTACGAGCGGGCCTACGCGCCGTTCGAGCCCGCGCCGCCAGCCAACGCCGTCGTCCTCACACCGACGCCGTACGGCCCCTGGCTCAACCATCCCTTCCAGGCGCTCCGGAGCGATCCGGGCTACGACAGTCGGACGGTCTACGCGATGGACGATCGCCCGTTCGCGGTCGCCGAGGCGTTCCCCGACCGGGATCTCTACCGGTTCGGCTTTCGCGGGGTCTGGGACCCGCTCGGTGACTCGCCCGAGGCCGCCCGGCTCCAGCGCGTCCAGGAGCGCTCGGGCGAGTCGGTCACCCTGAACGCACGCGTCGGCCTCCCCGAGCGGGTCACGAGCGCGACCGTCACCGTCGAGACGGCCGACGGGACGGCCCACTACGTCGCGAGCGACACCGGCGACGACCTGGCGTTCGAGGTGGCCATCGAACCCGAGACGGTCCGGGTGATCGGCCCGCTCGAAGCCGTCGGCGAAGAGCTGCCGGCAGTCGGCGACAGTGACGACGTCGAGGTGACGGTCTTCGCCGACGACGGCGTCGGCGGATTCGAGTACCGGCTGTCGGTGCCAGTCGAAACGGAGGGCGGGCAGGTGCGCGCGCTGACGCCCAGCGTCGAGTACTGCCTCGACGCCCGTGCCTGCGGCGGCGCGGCGATGTACGTACCCGAAGAGTCACCGGACGGCGTCTTCGTCCGGACCGAGCTGCGAGCGACGAACGAGACACAGGAAGAGACATGACCCACGAACTCACCAGACGCGACGCGATCGCAGCGCTGTCGGCCGTCGGGGCGTCGCTGGCCGGCTGTGTCGCGCCGGTAGCGGATGGCGACGAGCAGGCAGACGAGGA
Coding sequences within:
- a CDS encoding ArnT family glycosyltransferase, with the protein product MDRRRFRIATLALALLGALAVWLVSTDLFPSHSLNHDEGVYLQQAAMLLEGKLHLTPPVEGVFRPWFFVEGGGRLYPKYNPVPAGLFALGELLGGYRLALPAIAAGILAGVAGVVREVFDRRTGLLAAAFVLTSPLFLLDTATFLPYAPTTLLNLAFAFAYLRADRTDGRRWAAAAGVAIGLAFFARPYTAVLFAVPFVVHACWTLTRDWRTALPRQAATAALGLVGVALTLGYNAAVTGSALTFPYEAFAPLDGLGFGHRELLNHAIEYTPGLAFEANWNVLATFVDRWIAGGMVGAALAIVGFVVAVRRTWSPRVAVLAGLGVSVPAGNLYFWGNYNLLGDLPTPGDGLIASLGPYYHFDLLLPVAAFGAVATLAAVDTLRNALDARLDRRAALAVFAAVALVSTLVLGGITASQAAAPVERNADVTDTYERAYAPFEPAPPANAVVLTPTPYGPWLNHPFQALRSDPGYDSRTVYAMDDRPFAVAEAFPDRDLYRFGFRGVWDPLGDSPEAARLQRVQERSGESVTLNARVGLPERVTSATVTVETADGTAHYVASDTGDDLAFEVAIEPETVRVIGPLEAVGEELPAVGDSDDVEVTVFADDGVGGFEYRLSVPVETEGGQVRALTPSVEYCLDARACGGAAMYVPEESPDGVFVRTELRATNETQEET